In the Gopherus flavomarginatus isolate rGopFla2 chromosome 6, rGopFla2.mat.asm, whole genome shotgun sequence genome, one interval contains:
- the C6H10orf71 gene encoding cardiac-enriched FHL2-interacting protein — MQGNKKHMDGLSDSSSIGSLLDDTDREVCSLTDRAFKSLCVAELEASDKELELVISPEITYQFSSKIHQGSLNHAIKKSNICNKLSSKNNKHTTWASTFQQLPKRVQEEKKVAKNSTAERKKPNLPISGPRKNKHASKVSCLIKTFDKTENQYPEGSLGAVKNSSQKCKLIQGNDMAFWDDTAISNIQRELSHFSDVCQDNHWLSDKHEVQKRYNKIDGGYCGPDGYHPAWMDTSNVFKANLTSSSKKTVKNRRGKVKEPVKKGNFLHSENSAFESWNAHHDKLSEKEEFADLIPKKEDITHFEETPLVKPSYTSEHKPPPRKVIGARIQEKDFLMDLFPPTTEFQDHVPLATVPQVLGPLIPVHPDPREAEFQVPILPAPIPQVSGPSTSVPQVSGPPLAPMSQTPALSSSPVFKSPAPPLSMSQVTCTEKKATKPELDYICPPWRKQRNIKGVAAKAQESSNEKLQLSGEEFSFYKKPSAVEPFADTTAVDNQVNSPESISPSFNITKLLTPIIPLKLETENQPVLVTPPIPEIAATKEHEGSGFSDYQSRDNYKSKAPSLLFNLKDVRKRVKSTYSPSPLLKEKNKAKENMKQESVKMNTTVSTFLEESSLELAERDELSHGPLVQTDSIQEKDNKTDLEGHVTDNYLSLSSSQVTVDTSFYQNQDHLQQDDSKNKDLLKDTENSENVSISGHQSNKHGLRKSRHYPSLKGYSRDNADAKAAQQMQMYNLSVQGHESERDAESQNGNDDPKIPPKLLSSAEDDAPYNANQTSARSSNENKGKSSSSSSECSFVPTVDQPFQEEPFSQIQLFQKACLEESQRSRSKMNVDDKQSSKGKRKPVEKEELQYYAFSNCDISTEEKPERKVAQDDSKSMAEEKLMSEKRKEVSSMNSAAEGNKDASTSLSEEPASPLSSNSFKPSLFLIKDNTFKSSPVIKAVKLPLLRSLSSEDTASSSYRDTESRLEASVEKDKQLYRQGQGTPTIQEIDRSLSRNIKEQNAREDALIRNEDANALGSTPAGMGFQGADNTRLIWEPTLSEDVGSFSLKASREDNEVTHTLLNKVGKSNEESVYHNKEKSTVGRMKHYLARSKSALGVSSAQNKLSSPSEEKTNYFKNYLLSNRRGGSCAKKIITREINSPAISSILENHVYCPVTSDMSRDIRHLEETPAVLDDLECTIVTNPRSDSIMFSAVTSPLSEKIASSSVTKAEDITNSTLLNLVTKNNADISAEEILDSMRRSLLTEDTSDSRMTNERSQSRMEKPLGKPPAVPPKSEKALRRAKKLANKRKKIEAQQKNLQTEHKDTVVRKLSYSGQIPLSPLALIHSPPSPVFCSPFPPTESSMVRLKGAQSVSPTPSLPATQRKLLQDPDSGQYFVVDLSGQVHLKTFYEPETGKYIQVPIRSSERGLHQTASLENLNSPCVLYPSALPLPVAPIRSVSQLSEPLSLMQKVPGAPAEAAEDCWQDGRDAQSPESQPYIEPVFDSYRQHAEETQCNSTKDTSPATNMDIISISDLEDFAVEGIS, encoded by the coding sequence ATGCAGGGAAATAAGAAACACATGGATGGACTTAGTGACTCCTCTAGTATAGGGAGCCTCCTGGATGACACAGACAGAGAGGTATGTAGCCTCACAGACCGAGCATTCAAGAGTTTGTGCGTGGCAGAACTTGAAGCATCTGACAAGGAATTGGAGCTTGTCATTTCACCGGAAATCACCTACCAATTCTCTAGTAAAATTCATCAAGGATCACTAAACCATGCCATCAAGAAAAGTAATATCTGCAACAAGTTATCATCGAAAAACAACAAGCATACAACATGGGCTTCAACATTCCAGCAATTACCAAAACGTGTTCAAGAAGAGAAAAAAGTTGCTAAAAACAGCACTGCAGAAAGGAAAAAGCCAAATTTGCCAATATCTGGtccaaggaaaaacaaacatgCCTCCAAAGTGTCCTGTTTGATTAAGACATTCGATAAGACTGAAAACCAATATCCAGAAGGTTCCCTGGGAGCAGTTAAAAATAGTTCTCAAAAATgcaaattaattcagggaaatgaCATGGCTTTCTGGGATGACACAGCAATTTCAAATATCCAAAGGGAACTTTCCCACTTTTCTGATGTGTGTCAAGATAACCACTGGCTCAGTGACAAACACGAGGTCCAGAAAAGATATAATAAAATTGATGGGGGCTATTGTGGTCCAGATGGTTATCATCCTGCATGGATGGACACTTCAAACGTATTTAAGGCAAATCTCACCAGCTCTTCTAAAAAGACAGTCAAAAACAGGCGTGGGAAAGTTAAAGAGCCAGTCAAAAAGGGCAATTTTCTTCACAGCGAGAACAGTGCTTTTGAATCATGGAATGCCCATCATGATAAACTAAGTGAAAAAGAGGAATTTGCAGATCTTATACCAAAAAAGGAGGATATTACACACTTTGAAGAAACACCATTGGTTAAACCATCCTACACCTCTGAACATAAACCACCACCCAGAAAGGTCAtaggagctagaattcaggaaaAAGATTTCCTAATGGATCTATTTCCCCCCACAACTGAATTCCAGGACCATGTCCCACTAGCAACTGTACCTCAGGTCCTTGGCCCACTAATACCTGTACACCCTGACCCTCGAGAAGCTGAGTTTCAGGTTCCTATTCTACCAGCACCTATACCCCAAGTCTCTGGCCCATCAACATCTGTACCCCAGGTCTCTGGTCCACCCCTAGCACCCATGTCCCAGACCCCTGCTCTCTCCTCATCACCTGTATTCAAGTCCCCTGCTCCACCACTGTCTATGTCCCAAGTCACTTGCACTGAGAAGAAGGCAACCAAGCCTGAATTGGACTATATCTGTCCACCATGGAGGAAACAGAGAAATATAAAAGGGGTAGCGGCAAAAGCACAGGAGAGTTCAAATGAAAAGTTACAGCTCAGTGGAGAAGAATTCTCTTTTTATAAAAAGCCATCTGCTGTTGAACCTTTTGCTGACACAACTGCAGTAGATAACCAGGTAAACTCCCCTGAATCCATTAGCCCCTCTTTCAACATCACAAAACTTTTAACACCAATCATACCATTAAAACTAGAGACAGAAAATCAACCAGTGCTGGTGACACCACCAATACCTGAAATTGCAGCAACAAAAGAACATGAGGGAAGTGGGTTTAGTGACTATCAATCTCGGGATAATTACAAGTCTAAAGCACCAAGTTTATTATTCAACCTGAAGGATGTTCGAAAACGGGTTAAAAGCACCTATAGTCCTTCTCCTCtcttaaaagagaaaaataaggcTAAGGAAAACATGAAACAAGAAAGTGTAAAAATGAACACTACAGTGTCCACTTTTCTAGAAGAAAGTAGCTTAGAGCTTGCAGAGAGAGATGAATTAAGCCATGGACCTTTGGTACAAACTGACAGTATCCAGGAAAAGGACAATAAAACTGATTTAGAGGGACACGTCACAGATAATTACCTATCTTTAAGTTCATCCCAAGTAACAGTAGATACTTCATTTTACCAAAATCAGGACCATTTGCAACAGGATGATTCAAAAAACAAAGATCTATTGAAAGACACTGAGAACAGTGAAAATGTGTCTATCTCCGGACACCAGTCAAACAAGCATGGTTTAAGGAAAAGTCGACATTATCCTTCACTGAAAGGCTACAGTAGAGACAATGCAGATGCAAAAGCTGCGCAACAAATGCAAATGTATAATTTGAGTGTACAAGGCCACGAAAGTGAGAGAGATGCTGAAAGCCAGAATGGAAATGATGACCCTAAAATACCCCCAAAACTTCTTTCATCAGCAGAAGATGATGCGCCTTACAATGCAAATCAAACCAGTGCAAGAAGTAGCAATGAAAATAAAGGCAAAAGCAGCAGTAGTTCTTCCGAATGCTCTTTTGTGCCCACAGTAGATCAGCCATTTCAGGAGGAGCCCTTTTCACAGATTCAGCTGTTTCAGAAAGCATGCCTTGAGGAAAGCCAGAGGAGTAGGAGTAAAATGAATGTAGATGACAAGCAAAGTAGTAAAGGGAAAAGGAAACCGGTAGAGAAAGAGGAGTTGCAGTATTATGCGTTTAGTAACTGTGACATCAGCACAGAAGAAAAGCCTGAAAGAAAGGTGGCCCAGGATGACAGCAAGAGCATGGCAGAAGAGAAATTGATGAGTGAGAAGAGGAAAGAGGTCAGTAGTATGAATTctgcagcagaaggcaacaaGGATGCTTCCACCTCCCTGTCAGAAGAGCCAGCATCACCACTGTCTTCAAATTCATTCAAACCCAGTCTCTTTCTGATTAAAGACAACACATTCAAATCATCTCCTGTGATAAAGGCAGTCAAGCTGCCTCTGCTTAGGTCCCTGTCCTCAGAAGACACAGCCAGTAGTAGTTACAGGGACACAGAAAGCAGATTGGAAGCTAGTGTAGAGAAAGACAAGCAGCTTTACAGGCAGGGCCAAGGTACACCTACCATTCAAGAAATTGACCGGTCATTATCAAGAAACATAAAAGAACAGAATGCAAGAGAAGATGCACTAATCAGAAATGAGGATGCCAATGCACTGGGATCTACTCCAGCTGGCATGGGCTTTCAAGGGGCAGATAACACCAGACTAATATGGGAGCCCACCCTTTCAGAAGATGTAGGGAGTTTTTCATTAAAGGCATCAAGGGAAGACAATGAAGTGACTCATACTTTATTAAATAAAGTTGGGAAAAGTAATGAGGAAAGTGTTTACCACAACAAAGAGAAGTCCACGGTTGGAAGGATGAAGCACTACTTAGCACGGTCAAAATCAGCTTTAGGAGTTAGCTCAGCACAAAACAAATTGAGCTCCCCTTCAGAAGAGAAGACAAATTATTTTAAGAATTATCTTTTGTCTAATCGGAGAGGTGGATCATGTGCGAAAAAAATAATCACTAGAGAGATAAATTCTCCTGCAATAAGCTCGATATTAGAGAACCACGTGTATTGTCCTGTAACCAGTGACATGTCAAGAGACATCAGACACTTGGAAGAAACACCTGCTGTGTTAGATGATCTTGAGTGTACCATTGTAACAAACCCAAGGTCAGACAGCATTATGTTCTCAGCTGTTACCAGTCCATTGTCAGAGAAAATTGCCAGTTCTAGTGTAACAAAAGCAGAGGATATTACAAATTCCACTTTGTTGAATTTGGTAACAAAGAACAATGCTGATATTTCTGCAGAGGAAATACTCGATTCAATGCGGAGAAGCCTGCTCACTGAGGACACCAGTGATTCTAGAATGACAAACGAGAGATCGCAGAGTCGTATGGAGAAACCGCTGGGCAAGCCACCTGCTGTGCCACCAAAAAGTGAAAAGGCCCTGCGGCGAGCAAAAAAGCTGGCAAACAAGAGAAAAAAGATAGAAGCACAGCAGAAGAACCTTCAAACAGAACACAAAGATACTGTTGTGAGAAAGCTGTCCTATTCTGGACAGATTCCATTGTCCCCCTTAGCCCTGATCCATTCTCCACCATCTCCTGTGTTCTGTTCGCCTTTCCCTCCTACAGAATCTAGCATGGTGAGACTCAAAGGTGCCCAGTCAGTAAGCCCCACACCCTCTTTACCTGCAACTCAGCGTAAACTCCTTCAAGATCCTGACTCAGGGCAGTACTTTGTTGTTGATCTCTCTGGTCAAGTTCATTTAAAGACCTTTTATGAGCCAGAAACTGGCAAATACATCCAGGTACCCATCCGTTCCTCAGAAAGGGGCTTACACCAAACTGCCTCTTTGGAAaatttaaattctccttgtgtatTGTACCCTAGTGCGCTACCTTTACCTGTGGCACCTATTAGATCAGTTTCCCAACTCTCTGAACCTCTTTCACTAATGCAGAAAGTACCAGGAGCACCAGCAGAAGCAGCTGAAGACTGTTGGCAAgatggcagagatgctcaatcGCCAGAGAGTCAACCCTATATTGAACCTGTATTTGACTCTTACAGACAACATGCTGAGGAAACTCAGTGTAATAGTACAAAAGACACAAGTCCAGCTACAAACATGGACATCATTTCAATCAGTGATTTAGAGGATTTTGCTGTCGAAGGGATATCTTAA